A portion of the Burkholderia pseudomultivorans genome contains these proteins:
- a CDS encoding TetR/AcrR family transcriptional regulator: MLRLAARSFATQGYAATTMRSIADQAGIEAASIYYHFSSKEELVDVVMEHGADSIVQHINEHFDALPPDATAEARFKAALLGQMSALIKFGDYALAHGRLLTQLPEKVRERQVKRRERHQQLWTAVFDGLRAEGLLREDVDIALCRVFVLGCINSVQTWFDPKKGSLEKVADQLSAMFFEGVKPAAGAKPSAAAKPAAKAKRSTRKSELAA; this comes from the coding sequence TTGCTGCGGCTGGCCGCGCGCTCTTTTGCGACGCAGGGCTATGCCGCGACCACGATGCGCTCGATCGCGGACCAGGCCGGGATCGAGGCGGCCAGCATCTACTATCACTTCTCGTCGAAGGAAGAACTGGTCGACGTCGTGATGGAGCACGGCGCGGACAGCATCGTGCAGCACATCAACGAGCATTTCGACGCACTGCCGCCCGATGCGACGGCCGAGGCGCGCTTCAAGGCGGCGCTGCTCGGGCAGATGAGCGCGCTGATCAAGTTCGGCGACTACGCGCTCGCGCACGGCCGGCTGCTGACCCAGTTGCCCGAGAAGGTGCGGGAGCGCCAGGTCAAGCGGCGCGAACGCCATCAGCAGCTGTGGACGGCAGTGTTCGACGGCTTGCGCGCAGAAGGCCTGCTGCGCGAGGACGTCGATATCGCGCTGTGCCGCGTGTTCGTGCTCGGCTGCATCAATTCCGTCCAGACCTGGTTCGACCCGAAGAAGGGCTCGCTGGAAAAGGTCGCCGATCAACTCAGCGCGATGTTCTTCGAAGGCGTGAAGCCCGCGGCAGGCGCGAAGCCATCGGCCGCCGCGAAGCCTGCCGCGAAAGCGAAGCGCAGCACCCGCAAGAGCGAACTGGCCGCCTGA